DNA sequence from the Acidobacteriota bacterium genome:
AACTGGTGGACGGCGCTTTCGGCACCGAAGAGCGCGAAGTGGTGGTCATCACCGGTCAGACCCAGTCGGGCTTCCAGGAACTCATCACGGGAGCCAACGACGTGCTGGCCAACTTCGAACTGCTCTCCGGCAAGCTGGTGAGGCTGATCGACCAGTTCGAGGAAGGCGAGGGCTCGGTGGGACGCTTCTTCAACGACCCCTCCTTCTACAACAACCTCAACGCGGCCGTCGAATCAGCCCGCCAGACCGCCGACGAAGCGGCCCGCTTGCTGCGCGAGGTGACCGAAGGGGAAGGCACCATTCCTACCCTGATCCAGAGCCGCGAACTGCACGACAAGGTGGTGGCCATGACCGACGACGTGGGCAAGGTCCTGAAGGCCGTTCAGGAGGGCCAGGGCACTATCGGCAGGCTGATCAACGAGCGCGAGGTCTACGACAAGGCCAACCGCATGCTGGGCAACGTGGAAGAGATCACCGCCCGCATGCAGCGCGGCGAGGGAACCCTGGGCAAGCTCTCCAAGGACGAGCAGCTTTACACCGACCTGCGCGATTCCATCGACCGCCTCTCCGCCATTCTGGAGGACGTGGAGCAAGGACGCGGCACCTTGGGGCGGCTGGCCAAGGACGAACAGCTTTATCGCAACGTCAACGAACTCTCCAGCGAAATGGTCAAGCTGCTCTATGATTTCCGGCAGAACCCCAAACGTTTTCTGACCATCAAGTTCGAGTTGTTCTAGGATCGCGGCCTTGCTTGGCGGCCCTTGCTAGTTGCAGCATAGGCGGCCTTGAATGGCCGTGGTATCCTACCTCACCATGATCACAGAGAAAATCGGACAAGGCGCCCAAGTGATCCTGCGGGCCATCGTCAAGCTGTTGGCCTTTCTGCGCATCACTCCCAACCGGCTGACCTTTTTGGGCTTCCTGGTCAGTTTGGCGGTGGCTTTCGCCTTCGCCTATTCGGATGGGGACTTTACTCTGGCGGGATTCATTCTCATCGTGGCGGGGCTCTTCGACATGGTGGACGGCATGGTGGCTCGAGCCACTAATTCCGTCTCCGAATTCGGAGCCTTTTTCGATTCCATCATGGACCGCTACTCCGACCTCATCATCTTGCTGGGACTGCTCATGCACTACGGACGAACCGACCGCCTGCCTTACGTGGTGTTGATCGGAGTGGTGATGATGGCGTCGGTGCTGATCTCGTACGCGCGGGCCCGGGCCGAATGCCTGATCCCCAAGTGCAAGGTAGGATTCCTGGAGCGGCCCGAGCGCATCGTGCTGCTCATCATCGGCTCCTTCTACCACATGGAGCCGGTGCTCTGGGTGATGGCCGTGTTGGGCAATTGGACAGTGGTCCACCGCATCCTCTACACCAAGGCTCAAATCACTGGGAAACCTCAGTTTTTGCGCCAGCAGGGGGGCTGAAAAAGACGTTAGGTATTCCTTACGACGGATAAGGCTGTTATACTCCCCGACTCAAACGCCGTCCCAACACCGCCGCCGGGCGGTACGCGCACGGTGGCCGAAGGAAGGGCTGTGCAGGGAACGCGATTTGTCGGCTGGGGACGGACGGACACGCACACGAGGTAGAGCGCATGCACGAGGGGAAAGTTAGGCAAGCCGTCATCCTGGCTGCCGGCAACGGAAGCCGCATGGCCTCCGCCGCCGATCTGCCCAAGCCGTTAGTCGAGGTCGGCGATCAGCCGTTGATGGGTCACATCCTCGGATGGCTGGAGGAATGCGGCCTGGAGCGGGTTTTCATCGTGGTGGGGTACCGGGGCCTGGAGATCCGCCGGCAATTCGAGTCCTACCACGGGCTTCCCATCGAATGGGTGCACAATCCTCTCTACGACCGCCCCAACGGCGTCTCGCTGCTGGCCGTGGAGGACTTGGTGGAATCCTCCTTTCTGCTGCTCATGTCCGACCACCTCTTTCAACCCGCCACTCTGCGGGCCCTGCTGGAGCGGGAAGTACCCGAGCACGGGGGCATTCTGGCCACCGATTCCAAGCTCTCCGACGTCTTCGATTTGCAGGACGCCACCAAGGTCCACTGCGTGGACAACTGCATCCAGGACCTGGGCAAGAACCTCGACGACTATAATGCCGTCGACACCGGCATGTTCAGCCTCTCTCCCACCGTCTTCTGGGCCATGCGCGACAGCCGCAACCGGGGCGACGCCTCCCTCAGCGGAGGCATCCTGTCGCTGGCCCGCCAGAGTCATGTCGAAACCTGGGACATCGGGTCCAACCTGTGGATCGACATCGATACCCCCCAGGCCCGCGACGAGGCCGAACGGATGCTGGCCCAGGGCTGTTTTTCGGCCATTCCCAAAAGCTTCCCGACCGCCAAACCCCAAAGAGCCACTCCCAACTTGTGAGTTGGTGATTGGGAGTCGGTTGTTGACCCAAGGTCCCTAGGGTTCGATCTGAAAGGTGCCCCCGAAGCTCCGCTCGTTGGTGTTGAAGAAGGTGCCGAAGCGCGGCGAGTCGACGATGTTCTGCACGTCGCGGGGCGTGAAGGTGTTGAAGAAATTGAAGATGCGGAT
Encoded proteins:
- a CDS encoding NTP transferase domain-containing protein, producing MHEGKVRQAVILAAGNGSRMASAADLPKPLVEVGDQPLMGHILGWLEECGLERVFIVVGYRGLEIRRQFESYHGLPIEWVHNPLYDRPNGVSLLAVEDLVESSFLLLMSDHLFQPATLRALLEREVPEHGGILATDSKLSDVFDLQDATKVHCVDNCIQDLGKNLDDYNAVDTGMFSLSPTVFWAMRDSRNRGDASLSGGILSLARQSHVETWDIGSNLWIDIDTPQARDEAERMLAQGCFSAIPKSFPTAKPQRATPNL
- a CDS encoding CDP-alcohol phosphatidyltransferase family protein, which codes for MAVVSYLTMITEKIGQGAQVILRAIVKLLAFLRITPNRLTFLGFLVSLAVAFAFAYSDGDFTLAGFILIVAGLFDMVDGMVARATNSVSEFGAFFDSIMDRYSDLIILLGLLMHYGRTDRLPYVVLIGVVMMASVLISYARARAECLIPKCKVGFLERPERIVLLIIGSFYHMEPVLWVMAVLGNWTVVHRILYTKAQITGKPQFLRQQGG
- a CDS encoding MlaD family protein — translated: MEGKRRPTFSELRVGIFVVVACAILAVAIFTIGTQVGLFEKTFIAKTYLNNVSGLKPGDIVRLGGVEVGNITRVEMSPAGVIPDTQTNQQTLARLNLLNSQAATLQNQVQAAQQNASRLEADYQAAVADAGADSEAARQALRRLEDARDRRDDLESDLESAREDIEQARAQIQNIAVYMQLTEQHRDWIRNDSSISLGNVGLLGDKYIEISLGRTDEQPPVVTELVDGAFGTEEREVVVITGQTQSGFQELITGANDVLANFELLSGKLVRLIDQFEEGEGSVGRFFNDPSFYNNLNAAVESARQTADEAARLLREVTEGEGTIPTLIQSRELHDKVVAMTDDVGKVLKAVQEGQGTIGRLINEREVYDKANRMLGNVEEITARMQRGEGTLGKLSKDEQLYTDLRDSIDRLSAILEDVEQGRGTLGRLAKDEQLYRNVNELSSEMVKLLYDFRQNPKRFLTIKFELF